The nucleotide window GCTATACCCTTCATTCTTATGGAGCCTGTCTGCTTGTGATCTGTTGTGACAGCTTTGCTTACTCTTTGTCTTCAGAAATGCCACTTGTATCATCTATAGATGTATCCATAGAAATTATAAAAAGAATTCTGCAGTAATAGCTCACTCTTGTTTTTTGCTTCTGATGGGGAAATTGCAGAGGGTGTTTTTGGCTGTAATTTCTAGAGATCAACATGTTAATGAAGTAGCCAATGAACTTTGGGTTTGATGTTGCAATGTCCTTGAGATGCAGTACTTATCTGGATTACTTTTCAGAGGACCCATGTCCTATCTGCTCCACAGGGAGGTTCATAGAACAGTCCATAAATCCTCAGCAATGCACACactggattttgttttaatttataacCTACCCCAAGTCACAGTACACTGCTAACTAATTGTTGATCTGGTGCCTGCTGTACTGACATAACCTGTGGGCAATGTATGCTGAGTATTTATCCAGGCAAATGTGGTTCCCCTTCGGTTTAAatcccccttcccagcagcaaagCACAGTGGTCTAATATGCTCAAGATCTGGAAATATTTATGCTACAAGGACTCCTAGGCTAATGTTGAGGGGGGTAttgtgtgtccctgtgtcatGTTCactgtgccacagcagcaggCCCCGAATTTCAGTGGTGTCAGTATCAGGAGGGATCCAGTTCTGCACACAGGCAGGCTGCAAACCTTCTGTTAACAACACCACCTCCAGCCACCAAAATCATTGACCTACTTTGTGCAGAGGGGTTGCACCCCTGCTCTTTGGTGCTTTGGAGGTTTAGTGATAAGGGAGTACTTAGCACTACCAGCAGAAGTTTGGGGGAGGAGAactggcagcagtgggagccCTGGGTGCCAGCAAAGAGTTAACTTGCACCACTGGTTGCATGACAGCCCCCAGCTGTCTGTGCCTTCCCCTCCAGCGCTTTTCTCCATTATTTCATCAAAGCAACAGACatggttttaattttccatgACTTGCTTATGAAATATGATCCTTGCTGTAATAAAGAAATGATTTGGTTTGTAATGGATACATAAGAAATcaatttcctatttttaaattagGTGGGATTAACAATGAAGCAAACAATAAGCAGAGCAACAGGGGGAGAAGAAGGACGGGAGAAAGACCTGGCAGCCCCCAGACAGGGCTGACTGCACTTGGACATGTTACACTGCGTTTGTTAATGGCTTCACCAAGGCAGTCACAGCTGTAGTGTTTCTTCCAATGTATATtcattttatgctttaaaaGCATGATGTTGGGAAGATTGCTGAAGATTCATGACTTTCCTTCTGCCTAGCAGTGACATTTAGGGTGCAACATGGTTTCTGTTCAAATTCATAGTTCGAGAAAACCAGCACCATTATAAATGTCTTGGGAACTGATGCCCTCTCTGGCTTTcctgctgtgtctgcagcagggacagcatcCAGCACACACATTCACCTGGACCAGGAGGTtgggagctgctctccagcagctggaacagAAGCTTCCACCTTCTACTGTCTAAGGGTGTAGCTATATGTGAGAGCTGCTTGTTTGGAGATACAGCAGCAGTTTGACACAGCCTGCAGGGAGTTTTCTAGCTGTCATTGCTAGAAACCATCTGGTCCCCCTCCTTTACCTTCCTCCTACAGCACTGAGCAGTGCTGCCTGGGGACCCCCAGGCCAGACAGTTGTCAGCAGTCCCATAGCCCTGCACAAGACTAATCAGTGCAGTCACCTTCctggcagctctgtgcactGTATCGCTGAAAAGAAAGCACTTTCCAGTCCTGGCTGTAGTAAATACTCCCAGTGCCTGGTAATCCTGTGCTGGTGTGCCATGTACTCTGCCTGTCCTGGAGGAGCAGTTCATCTGGTGAGGTCCACTGGAGGGACAGGGATTAGCCTTTAGCCCCTGGAGATGCCCTGTGTGtgggtgttgggttttttcccctgtttccCTGGGAGATTCTCCTCCTGTGTGGCACAGAGTGTCGGGAGCCCGGTGCGGGCTGTGTGCTGCCGAGGCACTGAATCCGCTCCAGGACACAATTCCTTGAAGCCACAGGCGTCTCATAAGGCAGGTTGCCCTTTAGACCTTGGACTGCAGACGGCTGATCCAGGTTCCCCTGCCAAACCACAGTGAGCACTGCCAGTGTGTTTTTGTGCCGTTAACAGATGTGCTGTGACTCGGCTTCCCCCTGCACGCACACGGCGCGTGCTCTGCAGCGTGGGAGCTCAGGGATCAAgctgtccctggagctgtcTCACTTGGAAGTTTCGGAGGTGGGGAGCGGTGTGTTTGTGGTACTGGGGGTACCAAGCCTGTCCCAGTCTGTCCCGCTCAGCAAATCAGTCTGGACTTGCTAAAGCTGCTCTTCTGGTGCCAGCGACTCCTCCTGGCCCAGCTCCACGCTTGTGCTAAGTGGCtttggagctgccccaggggtcTGTCACGGGTTGGAATTAGAGTTGCATTTGGCTGGCTGGTCTGTCTTCCCTTCCTGGATGCTATTGCTTTTTTTAGCTTATCTCTGTTCTGCATGGGTTTGTGAGTTCCTGCTGAAGTCTCTAACAAGATTTGTATGGTGGCTTCTTTTTCCTCCAAGCAATCATAATTTGGCCAGAAATAAATGTCtgcaaaaatctttttaaagtCTCTCCTTCGTGTAGGTTTCAGCAGCCTTCTTGAGAGACAAGCTATAAAAACTGATGGGACTTTTGGAAATGGTTGGTGGGACTTCTAGGACTGGGCATAAGTCCAAACAATTTCTTGTAATCTTCTCCACATAGATCTGTTATTGCTGGGGCAGGTAGCAGATGCATTATCACTACTAATCTCCTTCAAGGGTGGAAGGGTGCTGGAGTGTAGATAACTATGATGAAACAGAGCCAGATTTCTGTCTTAATGGAATAAAGACCAAGAAAACTCCATGGAATCCGAGGCCTGTTTCTACTTACTAGTGTCAGAAGGCCATTGTTTTTGTATTCTAAGACCACGAGTCCACCTGCAGCTCTCAAATagcctctccctccctttcccaacAACTCTCCTAGTTAAATTTATAGTTggatgggtttgttttttgtttgttttttggttttttttctactggCTACCTCTGGAGCTTCAAATAACTGTTGGTGTAGTGTCCCTTTGAAGGCAAAACCAGACCAAAAGTACAAAACTAAACCCCatcaaaaaacccacagattCTTTTTGTCATCACCAAAGCCAGTGGGAGCTCTGCCACCCAGCTCCACTGTCACATTCACATGGCTCTTCATGGAGTTGCTATTTAGCATCAAGGCAATCCAGTGACTGAGGGGGAGCAAAAGTTCAGGCACTCTTGCCTTAGCCTGGGCATACTTGTGTGAGCTACAGGAAGAGGAACAAGGGAGTCAAATTGCCCTGTGAAGGTCAGTGCAATGCACTGCCACCTCCAGAAGCTTCACTTGGATCTTGCCACCTTTCTGGTTTCTGCCAGCAGGAATGACTCCTGGGGGATTTGTACCACTCAGTGGTGCCAGATCATGCAAACTCACCCCATTTCTGCAGCGTTACTGGATACTGGGGGTGATGTTCACCCCGTGGGTGGGAATTTATCTCCATGCCCCTTGCAAGCCAGGCTCTGTTGGCTTCCCAGCCAGCTGAACTGGCATCATCCTGTAGCTTTAGGTTTCACTCCCTTTCCAGCCTCAGTTAAATTTAAAGCCGCTATTCATAGCTGCTCTCAGGATCTGGAGCTCCAGAACACCATGGGAAGTTTCTCATCTGTTCAGGAAGACAAATATAGTGATGGTTTCCGGTGGGTAAGAGGAGGGTTTGTTGTGCTCTTCACATTCATAGCTGAGACGGCATTTGTACGCACACGCCGTTGCTGTGCCAGCCTCCTCCGTGGTGACAGCCCCTTCCTAGGATTTCACTGATGAGttgagaaggaggaagagttCAGATTAGTTTAAAGTCCTCAAATCTATACAAAGCAGGGGTAGGATCTATTTACTGTGAGCCCAGAAGCTATTTTTCCGTGGAGGATGAGCTTAGTTTGTTCTGGAGAACAGCTGTTTATCAGGATCAAATTTCTGGGAAGGACCATTCCTTGGCCATCTCAACCTGGGAAATGGTGTTGTGATGCTTTacaagaaaaagagcaaaaactAGTTGTTCGGttcaaaaaaagaacaacaaccaaaaaaatgaaatgcagcagtttacaaagggattttttttagctgaataAAAGCCCTTGAGGTTGCGTAAATAACAGCACAAAAACTTTGATATGTTCCTTTGGGAGGAttaaaacagatgtttttctctttttcaatgGCTAGTATCTGACATGTCCAAAGAAGACACAAAGAACATTTCTGGGATGTGTGTTAGAAATAGTTCTGCTAGAAGCTTACAGGCTTGAAGGAAGGCTGAAGGCAAATAATTTCAGAACCTATATCTGGTCAGgctcaggctggagaaaagcCACAGCAAGTCCAATAACACCCGTGTGAGGAGGAGCGAAATGAATTCCAAGGTGACCAATGTCACTGATGGCAACAAGGGCAGCATAAAGACCTTCACACTGGGTTGGGACAGGCTCAGAGGTCTTTGCATGGCCTCTTACAGCAAAGGCACCATAACAACATTTGTGTTTGCAAAAATCAGACACAGCCTGAATTCTGAATAATAATACATGTGGATTTCTGCAATTTGCTCACAAAATCCTTCTCTGGTGAAGTTATATCCCTGGTGGCTGCAGAATGCAGTAAAGGCATACAACAGCAATTTGTTTTGTCCTTTCTCACTTTTCCCACCTTGCTGTTTTGCATATGGACTCACAGATGGGGCAGGATGTGGTTTGGAATCTCGGTGAGTGGGGTTTGCCAACACCCATTTGACCAACTTGCCCTTTTGGAGCACTGAGGTTAAACCACTGCCAGAAATGTCCTCCCTGGTTACTAATTCGGAATTTGGAGCACTTTGCTTTGCTATCCATAAGCAGCATTTCCATAGTCTTCCAGCCAGGTACATCTCTAGTTATGATAATTGTCTTTCAGTTAGGGAGCTGACTGACTATATTGCCGCAAGTATGGAATAAATCATGTTACTATGGTAGCCAAGGTTTTTGGAAAACAGCATTTCCCATAGCACAAATGCTGTTTCTCtgaattttacttcttttccagaaaatagCCCTATCATGACAAAACTGTGAGAGGTTTGAGGTTGTGAGGGTCTCACTTTACTCCAGCGAGAGTTCTGCAGCAAGCTGGATGTTGCtttccagttttatttatttatttggcttAACCTTCATCATGTTGACAGAATACAGGTGTGTGGATATCTTATATACTCAAGCTAATTACTGCTGAGACTGACATCTGAGAAAGGGATTTGAAGGAACAAGACAAAACAGTCAAAACTTGACCTTGAAACATGAGAAATGAGTCCAAAGGTTGGCATCAGGCTTGGAAGCTTCTCAACCGGTGCAAGGATAGGACCAAGGTCTAGGACTGAGCTCTGTGCTAATTTATCTGTGCTAATAGGAGTACTTGGCACTGAGGCCAGATTTTTTGCCTGAGGGAATGTGCTAAATCTAAGGGAGTTGAGCACAGCCTTCCTTGGATGTGGTGCATCCATCACAGTGTTGTCTTGTTCAGTGAATCATGGCATAAACAAGGTACCAGAGATTGTATCATCAATAACATTAACGGTTAAactgtgattttaattttgtctctcttcttttcaGCCACTGGTACATCCACAAGTGTTTTAACAAAGTATTTTGTTTCTTGCTTCCCAGAATACCAAGTGCATTTCATAACACAGCTGTTGCAAATGTTATGGCTCCGTGCACTTCATGTGTTAGTCTTGcctgtgcttcccttccctgaaTCACATTTAATAGGCCAAGTTTTATATTTCTCTACTAATTTGTTGAAATTTATTGCATTTGTTGCCTTCCcctctttcttttgaaaatcagGGGAACTTccaaatttcaatttaaaagcattttgtttttatgGAGCATAGTATTTGTTGGAGGGAGAGAGGTTGAGATCATAATCTGGCACAGTTGACTAAGTTTCTAAATTTTAAACCACTgccttctctctttttaaacattttctctgCCAATACTAAACATTTTGATCATTCAAAATGTAAATTGTACTCCCCATAGATGCTGATGGGTTGAGGATATATTTACATACAAAGGAGCTGTTGAATGACTCACGcaaaaaaagtcattttcttgttctcatttttaacagtacagcaggttttttccccccattttctGTTTTCCGGAATGATTTGCGTCCCCGTCACTCTCTGAGCAATGTTCAAAAAGGTGCACGTGGTTAAAATGTGCAGAGTGGGAGAACCACAAatggtttaaatatttttgccagAAGAACTCGTGATGGGCACTGTCCATGAGTTGGAAAGAATACCCAGAGGAAAACCCAGGGGCAGGGGTGttcaagaaaaggaaagttCCCCAGTCTCTTGGGGTGAGGAGGAGACAGCAATGGTTTAGTATGAATATGAAATCCAGTGTTTTGGGCTGGGTCTGATGTTCTCAAGACAGTTGGCACCTTATAAAGTCTTGCTGGATGTGTGCTGTATGATGACATTGATGGTTCCTTTCTCCTCATGGAGCAGCATTTTATGGGACAAGTGTCACTTGGTTTTCCCATGTCCATATGCCTGCTGGGCTTGGGCCTCTGGCACAGATTCCCCTGGCAGGAAGTACAAGTCGTTTCTTTGGAACAGTTGTCAGAGCCTGGGTGTGTTGGAGAAGGCAGAACAGcaccctggagctgctcagagaGCTCTGGAAAGCCCCGAGCTTCTGTACATCCCCTGGGCAGCATTTCAAACTGTGCTTGGAACACGTTTGCACTGCTCAGGGATCCTTTCCTGAGGCCCATAGGAAACTCTGAGACTGTAACTGGCCATAACTCTCTGATATTAGCATGATAATTTTCTTAGATCTCCTTGTTCTTCCTTAGACTTACCCAAATACCAGTCCAATACTGTCATATGAGTTGGGAACAGCCCAagtttttcctcagttttttaTAGAATTACTTCATTAACAACTTTATTTTATACACTTGATAGTAGTCCTTGAATCTGGGGAGTGCATGTTCCAGTCTCCCTTGGCTCATTTCTTCTGACTTATTTACTGTCTTccatcttaattttcttttcatttggcACCCTCTCAAGAGTACACATGCTAAAGATGACCCTGTAGGAGACCCAGATCCATGCAGATGTGGTTTTTGAACACAACTGATGATCATCTCTACAGAGGCTGCTCCACTCTCCTCCCCTTCTCTCAGAGTTTTCTGTTGTCTGCTCTTTGTGTGTCCTACTTATTGATTTGCACTGAATTATTTGCTTCAGAATTGATAATATTTGTGTTCAGTCTTAAACATGGAGTCAGGAGGTAGTTACAGCCTTTTCAGACTATGTGACCTCTCCTAGCAAACCTTGAAGGGCATCTGTTGACCAGCCTTGGTACTGTTTGTTTTGCAAGGAAGTGGGGGCTGTAAAAAGGCTTATTACACAATGtaagtgattttctttttgctaagCAAATATTTGCCTTATGTTTTGGGAGATCAAGCattcaaagtgaaaaagcaGGATACCTGCCAGGGATGTGGGAAGCACATAAATGACACCTTTAATTGGGAGAATATGAGATGGTTTTAGTGTCTTGGATCTACAAGGAAGCCAGCACAGGCTCCTACCCTGATTTTCATTGAGCTCTAAGGCTTTAGGTGTCTCAACAAATCCAGAAAACTCTTCCCAAACTGTCTTTACTTCAACAGCTGCACTAGTTACTCTTGCAAAAGCCAAGGTGCTGTGGAACAGAGACAAATCCCATGACTTTAACAAATGAGCAAGGTCCTATTATGGGGCTTTCCTAGAGGGtggtttattttataaatgcCTGAACTAACTAACAATGCCCAGTTATGGAGAGTACGTCACCAGCTGGATGACTGCTCACAGCTGGTATCATAATTTCTGGATCATTCCTTTGGCTTAAATTAAAGTTGCAAAGACAGCATGGGGCTTAAACTAGTTGGCTTAGGAGTAGCAGATCAACTCTAGTCAACATCTAACTTCCACATGTGAACTTCTCCCTGTGCTGAGGTATTTACAGGAGGTTCAATTTATATGCATGTAGTTTATAAAGAGCAAGAATACTGGAAATGAGATCATATTTTgtataaacatttattttatagtTTAAGAACAAGCCATTCAAAACATCTGGAAATCACAGGAACATGAGTAATATATAATAGCAATATCTTAAATATGCATTAGTAATATAAAGTCATCTTTCACTCTGATAGAAGTTACAActtcatttttctaaaaaatatttaagccaTGAAATATGTTTAAGCAATACATATATACAGCatctaattttttctttctttcctgtagaGTCTGTGACTCCTGAGGATTCTATGATGGAAACAATGTGCTACAGCTTGAAGGCTGCATGGGTTTGGATTGCATCTGCAGAACCAGGCAAATAATTTACATACATCATGGCTCTATGTGCAGGTAAGTGACAGATCAGGGGTTTGAAGACCCTGTGCACATCCATTCCCACAGCTGCTCACCTATTCACAACAACCGATGCAGTTATAAATCATTAGGTCTGGAGTTACTTCTAGAACGTCTGTACCTATATTCTAACTAAGCTATGACCTACTTTCATTATAACCCCCTGCCCATCAGTGTGCTGTTATGCTTCTTGGTGATTTGGTAAAATGTGTTTGCCCTGTCTTAGTACGTGCGAATTGATAAATAATTGCAGTTTTGATCAGCTTACAGCTGTTTTATCCTCATCTCTAAGGCAAGCAATTCCCTTTCTATTTCATAGGGAAGGTCAGCATTAACTTGCACTTCAAAGTATTGTTTGATTTCTTCTACCTCCTTTTCCCAGAACTCTTTTGAGATATCAAACAGTTCGGTCAAGTTGACATCTTTCAAACCCTTCAAGTTCAAAGCACTGTCAGTAGGGATGTAACCTATGGCCGTTGGTTTGGCAGAGGCCTTTCCTTCAATTCTGTTGAACATCCACTCCAGCACACGGGAATTCTCTCCGAAGCCAGGCCACAGGAATTTCCCTTGGCTGTCTTTCCGGAACCAGTTGACATGAAAGATCCTTGGTAGTTTTGCAGCTGGACGCTGTGCCATGCTCAGCCAGTGGGCCAAGTACTTGCCAAAGTTGTAGCCAAAGAAAGGCCTCATGGCAAAGGGATCGTGCATAATGATTTTGCCTGTTCAAAACACAAATGGAGAACATAAGGGAATAAATAGCACATTCCTTCTAAAGCACAGAGTCAGATCATCCCAGGGTTTAATACCCACAGTCCTCTCACCACCCTCCTGCACTGAACCAGAGAGCTTTAAGAAACAATACAGGCATTATCCTTGATGTACAAAAAAGGgtacaaattaaattaatttttgtaatcagtggaaattaaatttctcaAATCTCAGGTCAAGCAGCTTAAATGAAGATCCTCAAGAGCTGGCTTTCATCATTCGTGTATTTATGTTGAGCTCtagcagaagagaaaatttAAGTTTATTTATCCCAGACTGTAACAAGAACTCTCTATCAAGGCTTCTGGCAACCCTGTGCCTGTATCCTGTTCTGTATGCTTGCCACCTAAAGGATTATTTTGCTTAATTTCACTTTTACAGAGAATTTGGCTTTTAATTCcagcacaaatattttctattgTGAAAATGCACAGGCTGCAAAATTAACTGCCAAGACTGAAATGTGAAAGAGCAAGGGGGGGAGGACAGAGCAGGCACTCCAGAAGGTACTGCTTTTAATACAGGTAGGCAGATTAAATTTTGATTTACCTTtgtgctcagcagctgctgttgcttCAGATCTCATAGATGCTCCTACAAATACTCCGTGCTTCCAGTTAAAGGCCTCATATACAAGAGGCACACCTGTAAAGAGCAAAATCACTTCAGAAATTAGAGGtccagaaacatttttataacaGGTTTTGCTATCTGAGATACTGCTGAATGCACATTATTGGataatttattctattttttcctgtttttttaatctgttcatTTCCTGCTCTCCTACAGCAAAGTTTATATCAATGTTTTCAAAACTGGCTACTGATTACTGAACACATCCATGTTTAGTTGCTCAGTGTGCGATATCTGGGACATCAGAACCTCCAGCAGCTTTTAGTGGAAATAGAATCTGGTCCTGTGGTCATGATATTAGACAGACTTAGCAttacttctatttcttttccaaCTTCAGGTGATCTTTAACAGAACAAGttattttacttccttttctgTAAACCATCTAAAACTGGTTCATTTCTCTAACCATTTCCTATCTGAACTAGTTAAACCATAAGCAAACTGGGACCAGTATAGCAATTTGCTATGTGTGTCTATTACCCAGGTTGTGGGTCCTGATCTCTCTCCAGccctttattattattacctaCTTTGTGTTAACAACAAACAACTCAGACACTGAAATATCAGTGGCTGGAAGCATATGTGCCAAAGGCTAACATGGAGAAGTTGGACAAAAGCTATGTCTATGTCCAGTTGCATCTCAACCCTTCTGTGGTCAGCACTTCAGCTTTGAAATGTGGCTGCTGCCTCTCTTACCAGCAGGTCTGCGGCCCCCAAAGATGATGCCTTCGATGGGCACACCTTCAGGTGATTCCCATGCAGGGTCCATGATGGGGCACTGCTTGGCTGGAGAGCAGAACCTCGAGTTGGGATGAGCACAAGGTTCCCCTGCACAGAACACAATAAATACAAAGGTCATAAAGGCAGAATTAACTTGAATCCAGCAGAGAAAGCCAAGAGAGACTGTGACGAGGGCCAGGTTACCATTATCTGGAGTCCAATCCTTGTTCTTCCATGAAGTCACTGTTACTCCAGGTGGCAATGGCTCATCAATGCCTTCCCAGTAGACACCTCCATCACTGGTTTCTGCTACATTGGTAAAGATGGTGTTCTTGAATATGGTTTTGATAGCATTGGGGTTCGTTTTGACTGAGGTTCCAGGGGCGACACCAAAAAAGCCATTTTCTGGATTGATTGCCCTCAAGTTGCCTGGAAGTTAAATGACAAAATACAAGTAAATCATACTGATTTAATCTCATCTGCAGTTTTGTAGCATGTCTTACTGCACCTAAAAGCAACCTGTACTGGGCTGTAAAACATTCCAAATTTCCATACCTTGCTCATCAAATTTCATCCAGGCAATATCATCACCCACACACTCGATTTTCCACCCTGGTAGGCTTGGGTTCATCATGGCCAAGTTGGTTTTTCCGCATGCACTAGGGAATGCTGCagcaaaatacttctttttacCTTCTGGATTGGTAATTCCCAGGATCTATTGAAAAATTAATGCAACTGTTAAACACGGTCTTTTTTCTTGcacttttcattttgaaagttGTCTCCCAGCAAGTGGtaatgataaaatatttaattacacAAATTTGTTCCTGCAGAAGAAGCACCACATAATATAGTTGATAAATAACtcaagctggttttttttaaatcaaagagTCTTCTTGCTGTTAGAGTATCTGT belongs to Pseudopipra pipra isolate bDixPip1 chromosome 17, bDixPip1.hap1, whole genome shotgun sequence and includes:
- the PCK1 gene encoding phosphoenolpyruvate carboxykinase, cytosolic [GTP] isoform X1, which codes for MPPQLKAEMNVMPKVVQGDLESLSPEARDFIETNAKLCQPENIHICDGSEEENKKILDIMVEQGMIKKLSKYENCWLALTDPRDVARIESKTVIITQEQRDTTPMPKTGTSQLGRWMSEEDFEKAFNTRFPGCMQGRTMYVIPFSMGPIGSPLSKIGIELTDSPYVVASMRIMTRMGTDVLKALGNGEFVKCLHSVGCPLPLKEPLINNWPCNPELTLIAHLPDRREIISFGSGYGGNSLLGKKCFALRIASRLAKEEGWLAEHMLILGITNPEGKKKYFAAAFPSACGKTNLAMMNPSLPGWKIECVGDDIAWMKFDEQGNLRAINPENGFFGVAPGTSVKTNPNAIKTIFKNTIFTNVAETSDGGVYWEGIDEPLPPGVTVTSWKNKDWTPDNGEPCAHPNSRFCSPAKQCPIMDPAWESPEGVPIEGIIFGGRRPAGVPLVYEAFNWKHGVFVGASMRSEATAAAEHKGKIIMHDPFAMRPFFGYNFGKYLAHWLSMAQRPAAKLPRIFHVNWFRKDSQGKFLWPGFGENSRVLEWMFNRIEGKASAKPTAIGYIPTDSALNLKGLKDVNLTELFDISKEFWEKEVEEIKQYFEVQVNADLPYEIERELLALEMRIKQL
- the PCK1 gene encoding phosphoenolpyruvate carboxykinase, cytosolic [GTP] isoform X2, giving the protein MNVMPKVVQGDLESLSPEARDFIETNAKLCQPENIHICDGSEEENKKILDIMVEQGMIKKLSKYENCWLALTDPRDVARIESKTVIITQEQRDTTPMPKTGTSQLGRWMSEEDFEKAFNTRFPGCMQGRTMYVIPFSMGPIGSPLSKIGIELTDSPYVVASMRIMTRMGTDVLKALGNGEFVKCLHSVGCPLPLKEPLINNWPCNPELTLIAHLPDRREIISFGSGYGGNSLLGKKCFALRIASRLAKEEGWLAEHMLILGITNPEGKKKYFAAAFPSACGKTNLAMMNPSLPGWKIECVGDDIAWMKFDEQGNLRAINPENGFFGVAPGTSVKTNPNAIKTIFKNTIFTNVAETSDGGVYWEGIDEPLPPGVTVTSWKNKDWTPDNGEPCAHPNSRFCSPAKQCPIMDPAWESPEGVPIEGIIFGGRRPAGVPLVYEAFNWKHGVFVGASMRSEATAAAEHKGKIIMHDPFAMRPFFGYNFGKYLAHWLSMAQRPAAKLPRIFHVNWFRKDSQGKFLWPGFGENSRVLEWMFNRIEGKASAKPTAIGYIPTDSALNLKGLKDVNLTELFDISKEFWEKEVEEIKQYFEVQVNADLPYEIERELLALEMRIKQL